The region GTAATGGATATAGATAAATTTAAGAGGGTATAACAATGGACTTTAATGATATATTGGGTCATGAAAATGTTATTAAAAACTTAAAAAGAGCAATGGAAAAGGGAAACTTAAGTCATAGTTATTTGTTTGTAGGTCCTGAGGCTATAGGCAAAAAAAGAGTAGCAATGGCATTTTCTAAAGCCCTCCTTTGTGAAAATGGAGGGCTAGAACCTTGCAATAAATGTACTTCGTGTAGAAAATTTGATTCATCAAATCATCCTGATTTTTATTATGTAGAGCCTATTAAAGACTCAATCAAAAAAGAACAAATAGAAGAGATTATCAAAACTATGCTCACTAAGCCTTTAGAAGGTAAAAGAAAAGTTTATCTTATTGATGATAGTTATACTATGAATAGACATTCTCAAAATGCCTTTTTAAAGACTTTGGAAGAGCCACCAAGCTATGTAAATATTATTCTAATAAGTACAAGCAGTAAAAATCTATTGCCTACTATAATATCTCGCTGTGAAGTCATTAAGTTTTCGCCTTTAGAAAAGGAGGATATTATTAATTTTGCAATTGAAGAATATGAAAAAACTAGAGAAGAAGCTGAATTTCTTTCTTCCTATTCAAAAGGCAGTATTGGAAGGACAATTGAACTTTTAGAAAATGATGAGTTTTTAAATTTGAGAGAAGATACTATTAATACAATAGATGGGGTATTAAAAGGTGATGAGTTAAAGGTACTTAATTCACTAAGTTTTTTTGATGAAAATGAAGAGAATTGTGAAGAAATATTGGATATAATACTTTATTGGTTTAGGGACTTATATATTTACAATGAGATAGGAGAAAGTGATTTGATCATCAACAGGGATAAAATGGAATTGTTATCTACCGAAACTTTTTTATCAAGAAGCAAAATTAATGATATAATAGAATTTATATTGGTGACCAAAGAGAATATACAAAGGAAAGTGAACTACCAACTATCCATAGAGACAATGCTTTTAAGAATGCAGGAGGTATGAGAAATGATAACAGTTGTAGGAGTTAGATTTAAAAGCGCAGGGAAAATTTATTATTTTGATCCAGATGAATTAGATATAAAAGAGGAGGATCATGTAATAGTAGAGACTGCTAGGGGCATCGAGTTTGGTCACGTTGTAGTAGGATTAAAGCAGGTGACAGAGGAAGAAATTGTGCCACCACTAAAGAAAGTACTAAGAATTGCAACAGATGAAGATAGACAAATCCATATGGAGAACAAACTAAAAGCCAAAGAGGCTTTTTCCATATGTTTAGATAAAATAGAAGAGCATAAACTTGAGATGAAACTAATAGATGTAGAATATACTTTTGACAACAACAAAGTTATATTTTATTTTACAGCTGATGGAAGAGTAGACTTTAGGGAACTAGTTAAGGATTTGGCATCGATATTTAGGACTAGGATAGAATTGAGGCAAATAGGTGTAAGGGACGAATCCAAGATGATGGGAGGATTAGGTCCTTGTGGGAAACCTATATGTTGTTCAACTTTCTTAGGAGAATTTGAGCCTGTTTCTATTAAGATGGCTAAGGAACAAGATTTGTCATTAAATCCTACTAAGATTTCAGGACTTTGTGGTAGGCTTATGTGTTGTCTAAAATATGAGCAGGAAGTATATGAACATATTCTAGATAAAATGCCTGAAATAGGAACTATAGTTATTACCCCTTTAGGAAGGGGAACAGTAGTAGAAACACGTACATTAATGGAAAGTGTAAAGGTAAAAGTAAAGTTGCCTGATGATACTGAGGATTTGATATTATATAAAATCAATGAAATAGAGTTTACAGATGAGAAGGATCCAGCTTATATTAGGGTGGATGAAGATGAAAACCATTAAATATATTTAATATCTCTTTAAATATATTCAAATTAATGTTAGAATAATAGCAGGAAATGACAAGTTGGTTGAGGGGGTGAAATAGATGGCTTACAAAATTACAGATGCTTGTATTAGCTGTGGCGCTTGTGCTGCAGAATGTCCTGTAGAAGCAATATCAGCAGGAGATGATAGATACGTTATAGATCCAGAAAAATGTATTGACTGTGGTTCTTGTGCAAATGTATGCCCAGTAGATGCTCCACAACAAGACTAATTTGATTTTAATTAGAAAAGACCCTTTGAGGGTCTTTTTTTTGATATAATAAAATAGAACAATATTATAGAAAACAATTAAAGGAGTTATCATGAACATAGAATTGAAAGAAGGAGAAAAAATTGATATTATTCCTGGGAGCACATTTAAGATAATACAAAACAGGGGAAGATTTAGTTATGGAACAGACGCTATATTGCTTTCTAGTTTTGCTAAATTCAAGAAGAATTCTAAGATAATAGATTTAGGGACGGGAACAGGTATTATTCCACTATTCTTATGCTCAAGATATGAAATCAGCAAGGCTTATGGTATAGAAATACAAGAAGAAGTGGCAGAGATGGCAAATAGAAGTATAAAACTTAATAGACTAGAAGAAAAAGTTAAAATACTTAATATGGATTTAAAGGATTTACCTAGTATATTTGAAGCTGGTGAATTTCATGTAGTTACCTCAAATCCACCATATATGGTAGGGGGAGGAGGATTAGTAAATAAAGACGACAATTTCAAAATATCTCGTCATGAAATAGCTTGTAGCTTAGAGGATGTAGTGAGAATAGCTAGTTATCTATTGAGGGAAGGCGGTAAGTTCTTTTTGGTTCACAGGCCTTCTAGATTAGCAGATATTATTTGGCTTTTGAGGAAATATAGATTAGAACCTAAATCTATTAGATTTGTCCACCCTAAGATGGGGAAGGCGCCAAATATTTTACTTTTAATGAGTATGAAGGGTGGAAAACAAGAACTTAAATTTCAAGATCCCCTATATGTTTATGGTGAAGATGGAAAATATACAGATGAAATCTATAAATTATATGGAATGGACGTGAAGTAAAAAATGAGTAATGGAACACTTTTTGTATGTCCAACTCCCATTGGCAACTTGGAAGATATTACGCTTAGGACACTAAAAGTATTAAATGAAGTGGATATAATTGCAGCAGAAGATACAAGACATACTTTAAAACTATTGAATCACTATGAAATAAAAAAACCACTTACAAGTTACCATGAGCACAATAAATGGGAAAAAGGGCAGGTAATATTGGAAAAGCTTAAGTTAGGGAAAAATATAGCATTGGTATCAGATGCAGGTATGCCAGGTATATCAGACCCAGGAGAAGAGCTAATCGGATTGGCTATAGCTGAAGATATTCATGTGGTGGCATTGCCAGGGGCAACTGCGTCTATTACAGCGCTTATACTTTCAGGACTACCTACAAGGAAATTCGTTTTTGAGGGATTTCTTTCTTCAAATAAGAAAGAAAGGATTAGTGAACTAGAAAGACTTAGAGGTGAAACTAGAACCATAATACTATATGAAGCACCTCATAGATTGATGTATTTATTAAAAGATATGAAAGAGGTTTTAGGAAATAGGAATATATCCATTTCAAGGGAGTTGACAAAGGTCTATGAGGAAACCTTTAGGGGAACTATTGAAGAGGCAATTTTAGCTTTTAAGGACAATCGTAGGGGCGAATTCGTCATAATAATTGAAGGCGGGAAAATAGAAGAAGTAAACCCCTATGAAAATATTTCTATCAAAGAACATATAAAAGCTTATTTGGAAGAAGGCATGACTAAAAAAGATGCTGTAAAAAAGGTAGCTTCTGATAGAAATTTGGCAAAAAATATAGTATATAAAGAGAGTATTGACCTATAAACTAAAAATTCCCGTCCAAATTTGGGCGGGAGTTTTATTAGTTATTATTTTTGTAATTCTTCTAAACAAGCTGGGCAGATGTTTTTACCTTTGAATACTTGTACATCTTTAGCTTGTCCACAGAAAATGCAAGCAGGTGCATATTTTTTAAGTATTATTTGTTCCCCATCAACATAAATTTCTAATGCATCTTTTTCAGCAATTTCCAATGTTCTTCTTAATTCTATTGGGATTACTACTCTACCCAATTCGTCTACTTTTCTTACAATGCCTGTTGATTTCATTTGTCATTCCTCCTAAACATTTGTCAAATCGACTTTTTTCTACAAATTAAATAGTACCATATATGTCAATTATAGTCAACACCTTTTTAACAAATATTTAAATTATTATTTAGAGGAATATTATGATGTATATATTTAGTGTAAAAGTTTTGATATATTATATATAATGAGTTTTTTAAGTGAGGTGTTTTTATGTATGGTGTGAGTGAAGAGTTAAAAGAAAAGGTAAATGAACTCAATATGATCCTAAATGAAAAGTATAGGAAACTTCTTGATATGAACAATGATGATTTGAGAGATTTTATACAACAAAATATTGGAGAAATTGTGAAAGTGGAAAAATTATCCACAGAAGAATTGGACAGCTTCTACAATAGAGGTGGCATAATAGGTGTAGACGGTTCGAAAAATAGATTGGGAGGAGCATATCCCCATTATGTAGAAATATATCAAGGGCTGGCAAAGAGTTCAATATCTAGCAATGAACCTGTATATATTGCAGATTTTTTTACACCATTGAACACGGAAGAAGAAGATGAAATTATCAAGAGAAATGGCAAGGATACTTTGGATACAAGTGGAAATGAAGAATTTATAAGAAACTATAAATTGTCTGGGATAGAAGTTGACGTAGCATTAGAAAGTGTAAAAAAATATAATCCCTATGCCATAATGATGGATGGCTCTCTTATTCGATATGATATTGAATGTTTTGAAAAATGGGTAGAACTTAGGAAGGAATGTGAAAAAAGAGGAGTAATACTCATTGGAGTTATAAAGGATATAAAGACTTCCATGGTTGGAACCATGCTGTTAGAGGAAGGAGTTTTAAGAGATGCAGACTATTTATATGATAGAGAGATGCTCTATGGACTTCTTGGGTACGGAGAGATGATCAAAATAAGGGAAGATGTTGCTAAGAAATCTAAGGAAGGTTTTGCTTCTGTTTTTATGAGAAGTTCTAATACACCAAATGTGATTGGAATGGATATAATAGACAGCCAAAGAGAGTATTTAGATGAGATGGCTAGACTTGTGTTCACTCTTACACCAGTAAATAGTAGAGGTGTTCCATTGTGGCTTGATATTGTGGACAAGGAAGTGAAGCTTTCAGACAAGATGATGAGAAGTTTATTGGAAAATTATTTGGATAGGGACATATTGGAGAAGTTCTTTATATCTGAAAGAGATAAAAGAACACTTTAGGAGGGATAGTATGAAGGTTGTAGGTATAACAACTCAGCAAGAAGTCTATATTGGGTCAAAGGATAGAAATTTTAGAATCAATGAGTTTTTAATTATAATGGATACTTATCAGGGAGAATTGATGGGGGAAGTGGTAGAAGCTAAGACTTATAACAGATATATTCCCCTTAATATCAATGGAGACTTAGTAGATGCTTCAGTTTTAGAATCATTGAGGGCAATAGGATATAATATAGATGAAGATACTATCTATATTGCAAAGGTAAGATTGTTAAATGAAGCCCAATACCCAATTCAAACAGGTTCTGATGTGAGAGTTCCAGAGTTTCATGAAGTAAAAGATATTATGATACAGTCATCAGTGGAAAAGGGATTGGTATTAGGAGTTATAAGGAATACTGATCAGATGGAAGAAGGAATGGATGAGGAATTAAAGGATCTATTATATTTATTTGAAGATGATAAGCTTAAACCTCAAAAGGGGATACCCTATATATTTGATCTAAAATCCATGCATCAATATCCTCATGTAGGTGTATTTGGCGGGTCTGGCTCTGGAAAGTCTTTTGGACTAAGGGTGGTATTGGAAGAACTAATGAGACAAAGTATACCAACTATAATACTGGATCCCCATTTTGAAATGGATTTTAGTGAACCACAGGATTATTTGCCAGAAGAAAAAAAGGAAGATTTCAGTGGAAGATTTAAATGTCTACAGGTAGGATACCATGTAGGAGTTAGATTTGAGGATTTAACTGCACAGGATTTAAAGAATTTGCTAGATGCTTCTAGTCCAATTACTGATGCCATGAGTAATGTGGTAGATATATTATTTAAGAGAAATGATTCTTATCAAAGTTTCCATGACAGATTAAAGATGCTAAGTGAAGCACAAGAAGAAGGTACCCAAGAAAAACTGAGAAGAAGAATAGAAGAAGCTACTACAAATGTTGAAAAGGAAGCTTGGAAGAAGAGAAGGGAATTGTATGATAGCTATGACAAGACTTGCCCTTATAGTTCTGTGAGGGGAATATATTGGAGACTTAGAAAGCTATATTATGAAGGGGTTTTCTCAAATGATATTCATGAAATAGAAGAAGGATTGTTGTTAGGAAAGTTGATTGTGATTCAAGGTAGTACAAGGATGTTACAAGTGTTTAGTACTTATTTACTTAATAATCTATATCACAAGAGAAGGGATTTCAAAGACGCTCAGTATAAACACACTACAGCAGATTATTTTCCTCCATTTTTCATAGTAACAGATGAAGCTCACAATTTTGCACCAAAGGGTTATGATTCTCCATCAAAATCCATATTGAAAGAGATTTCTCAAGAAGGTAGAAAATATGGAGTATTTTTGATATTGGCAACACAAAGACCTACCCTATTAGATGAAACTATTACTGCCCAATTGAATACTAAGTTTATATTTAGAACTGTAAGAGCGTCAGATATTCAGACTATAAAAGAAGAAACAGATATAAAAGAGGAAGAAGCAAGGAGACTACCATATCTTAAATCAGGAGATGTATTTGTATCTTCAGCGACCATAGGAAGAACTATATATGCTAGAATACGAGCTTCTAAGACTTCTAGCCCTCATACTTTAAATCCATTTGACGAACTGTTTAATTACAACAATGAGAAAGAAGAAAAGTTCTACAAAGTTGTTGCAGATAAACTGCCTATAAACGATTCTCAGATACTATCTATTTTAGGAGAAGTAGAAAGAGAATATGGAGAGAGTATGACTATAGAACAGTTCAAAGAGAGAATGGATAATTTAGCAATAAACAAAAAAGTAGAAAAGGTTTCTACACCTTTTGGAGACATGTACAAATGAGTCAGGGGACGGTCCCTTGACTCACTCACATTCGCAAAAAAATGGTTAATACTATTATTAAAAACTCCTTCATATATTAATATGAAAGGGGTTTTTTAATTGATAAGTACAATTTGGTTTTTGATGATATTTATTGGAATCATATATGCTGTTTATACAGGAAATCTTGGAGAGATAAACAATATTATTTTGAGTGAAGCGGAAGAAGGGGTTATGTTTACTATAAGCCTCATAGGCATTATGGCCTTTTGGCTAGGGCTTATGAATATAGCTGAAAAGTCTGGGCTTATTAAGTCTATTGCAAAGTTTTTTAGACCATTGATAAGGCTATTGTTTCCTGAAGTACCAAAGGGTCATCCTGCAGAAAGATGGATACTCATGAATTTTATAGCCAATATGTTTGGCGTAGGGAATGCAGCAACTGCCTTTGGTCTTAAGGCAATGGGGGAATTAAATAGTTTAAATAAGGATAAAAAAGTTGCTACAAATTCTATGGCAATGTTTTTGATAATCAATATGTCTTCACTTCAATTAGTGCCATTGACAGTTCTAAAGATTAGACATGACTATGGTTCATCAAATCCAACTGATATCATAGGGCCTACTATTGTTGCAACAACTCTTTGTACAATAATAGCTATAATAATAGGAAAATGTTTTGAGGTGGCGAAAAGATGATAGAGTTTATTTCAATAGGTATAATACCTTTTATGGTTTTGATAATAGTACTTCATGGTTACATAAAAGGAGTAGATGTTTATAATAGTTTTGTAGAAGGGGCAAAGGAAGGTATGAAAACCTCCATCAAAATAATGCCCTATTTGATAGGCATCTTTATTTCAATAGGTATTTTTAGAGGATCTAATGCAATGGATATGTTTATAGATTTATTAAGCCCTATTACTAATGTCCTTGGCATACCTAAAGAAATACTTCCTTTAGTCCTTATAAGGCCTATATCTGGTAGTGGTGCATTAGGAGTTGTGAAAGATACTATAGCTCAATATGGGCCTGATTCTATGGTTGGCAGACTTTCCTCAATAATGATGGGTTCTTCTGAGACTATTTTTTACACTTTGGCTGTATATTTTGGCTCCATTGGAGTTGAGGATTATGGTCATACTTTAAAGGCAGCACTACTTTCCTATGTAATATCAATTTTCATATCAATATTTATATGTAATTTATTAATTTGAAAAGTTCCTCCCATGTATAGGAAGGAACTTTTTTCATAATTATTTTTCTAAAATATAAACTTTTACTTTTCTTCTACCAAACTGCTTACAGGCTTCTCCACTTGTAAAAAACAAGTCAATCCTGTTACCTTTTATAGCACCACCTGTATCCTCTGCTGTAGCAAAGCCATAATCATTAGTACCATCTAGGGATTCAATATAAAGCTTTGTACCCAGAGGTATAACTCTTGGGTCAACAGATACTACACCTGGTCTGGCTTTAGTACCTGAAGCTGTAATACCATATCCCCTATCTCCTGGATGTTTACCACAACTTGCATAGGACAAATCATAGGCTGTAGCTGTAACAACAAAACTTCTCTTAAATCTAAAGTTTCCTCTTGAGGCAACAATAAAATCTTTTGTGCCTTCTTCAACTATATTTGCCACTGGTTTTGTTACAATTTTTTCAGCGACAATATCTTCTGAGTTTAACTTCCCATTTTTAAAGATTTTTTTAACTTGAACTTCTTTTAATCCATTTTTACCTTCTTGGACAACTTGTGTAGTTCCCTTAGCCAACTTATTAGATTTTCTTGATATGTTTTCAAAAGGAATTTCTTCCTTTACTATATCGGTGGTTTCTTTTATTTGTACCACCTCAATGTTATCCATAGGGTTTACTCTTTCCTTAAGATCAGGATAAGTATAATCATTTTTTCCTAAATCAATTTTTAAGCTTTCAAGTATATTCTCAACTGTGTTCTCTGTAGATTCAACTTCAATCACTTTATTTGCAACTTTTACCCTATAGGTCTTAGGATTCTTAATGACTATAGTAGTGTCATCTTTCAATTCTTCGGTAGCTTTATAATTTATATAAGCTCCTTTTGTAAGTTTTATTCCTTGTTTTTCGAGAAGTTCTCCAACAGTAGATTTAAATGTTCTAACTGTTGCTTTACTATCATCTATGCAAATATTCACCTTTTTTGTCTTGTACTCAATAATGCTAACTATAAGCATAGTTGCTACAGCGAGGATTGTAATAATTTTCAGATGGTGCTTATTAGGTACTGAAAATTTTTCCATATTTTTCCCTCCTCTTAGTTGACTGTATGTTATTCTATTTAATATGAAATAATTTGTCAAATTTCCTTGTAACTTGTAAAAAGATTCAGTAAATTTAGAAAAAGTGCCTTATAAGTAGCTATTATTACCAATTTGAATTAATGCTATTCAACACATTTTAAATTCATTTTTAAATTTCCAAAAAAAAATTATGTGTTTCTAAGCCGCATGTAAACTCAATTAGCTTAGAAACACAGTTCACAAATTCCAAAAAAGTTACTAACAATATTTTACAAAATCGCTTAACGGTACTATTCTTCTATATCCTGAGGGATAAAATTTTCAATATTTTCATGGGATAAATTATCTATTTCATTCATTTCCATAGGATATTCAGGATACATTGGTCTTCTACAACGGTTCATACACATTTCGACACATTGCCTTAGCATAGGATCTCTCATTAGTGGACACATATACATATCATTAGGCGGATATACAGGTTCAGGCATATATGGATGCTCAGGATATATAGGTTCACAAGGTGGATACATAGGTACAGGTTCAGGCATACATGGCGGTTCTTGTGGACACACAGGTTCAGACACATATGTTGGTTCCATTATATACATTGGATATAATGGTGGTACCGCTGGCATATATGGATCTGGATTCATAGGTGAATACATTTAAAAATCAACTCCTTTTTTTAATCTCAATAATAGTATATGAATATACTATCTAGTGGTTCATATAAAATTGACCTTGACAATTTACAAATGTTCATATATATTTATAAGATAAATAGGTAATAATAGTAATAGGTAATGCAGGGAAGAGTAAGTTTAATAGAAAACTAAAGAGAGCTGGACTAGGTGAGAACCGGCGTTTGAAATTAAGCTGAATATGGCCCCTAAACTTTGTAGCTGAAAATAAGTAGGCTATGACGGATTTGCAACCGTTAAAATTGCAAGGTTGTAGAATGCAACCTAAAGAGATTCAAACTGTGAGGTTTGAATAGTCTAGAGTGGTACCGCGAAGATAGCCTTCGTCTCTAAAATAGAGATGAAGGCTTTTTATATTAGGAGGTATAGAAATGGAAAAGAAATATTATCTTACTACGCCAATATATTATCCAAGTGATAATCTTCATATTGGCCATACTTATACAACAGTGGCAGCAGATACTATAAAGAGATACAAACAATTACAAGGTTATGATGTGTTATTTGTAACAGGTACTGATGAACATGGTCAAAAGATTCAAGAAAAGGCAAAGGAAGTTGGTGTAAAACCTAAGGAATATGTGGATAAGATTGTGAAGGATATAAAAGAATTGTGGAAAACTCTAGATATATCCTATGACACATTTATTAGAACTACAGATGAATATCATGAAAAGGCAATTCAAAATATTTTCAAAAAGTTATATGAAAAAGGAGATATATATAAATCAATGTATGAAGGACTTTATTGTACTCCATGTGAATCCTTTTGGACAGAAAGCCAACTTGTAGATGGAAAATGCCCTGACTGTGGTAGAGAAGTTCACAAGACAAAAGAAGAAGCTTATTTCTTCAAACTATCTAAATACACGGATGATCTTATTAAATTATTTGAAGAACATCCAGAATTCTTACAACCAGATTCTAGAAGAAATGAAATGATGAACAACTTCTTAAAGGCAGGATTAGATGATCTATGTGTTTCTAGAACTACATTTGATTGGGGAGTTAAAGTTCCTTTTGATGATGAGCATGTGGTTTATGTATGGTTAGATGCACTACTATGCTATATAACTGCATTGGGCTATGGTTCAGACAATGATGACAGGTTTAAAGAATACTGGCCAGCAAATGTACATCTAGTAGGTAAAGAAATAGTTAGATTCCACACTATCATTTGGCCAGCAGTGTTAATGGCATTGGATATAGAACTTCCTGAAAAGGTATTTGGTCATGGTTGGATACTATTTGAAGATGACAAGATGTCAAAATCAAAAGGAAATGTAATCTATCCAGAACCTCTTATTGAGCTATATGGAGTAGACGCTTTCAAATATTTCTTATTAAAAGAATTCTCCTTTGGTCAAGATGGTTCTTTTGCTAAGGAAAAATTCTTAACTAGACTTAATTCAGATTTGGCAAATGACTTAGGTAATTTGCTTAGTAGAACAGTTGCCATGGTTGAAAAATATTGTGATGGCGTAGTCCCAGAACCTATGGAAACTGGAGAATATGATGATGAACTGATTAAACTTGCAGGAGAAGTTCCTCAAAAGTATGAAGATTATATGGAAAAATTCAATTTTAGTAATGCATTGGAAGAAGTATGGAAATTAATTAGAAGAACAAATAAATATGTAGATGAGACTACACCATGGATACTTGGCAAAGAAGGAAATACTAAAAGATTAAATACAGTATTATATAATCTATGTGAAAGTTTGAGGATTGTATCTATACTTATAAAACCATTTATGAAAAACACTTCTACAGAGATGGTAAGACAACTTGGATTGTCAGAGGAAAGTGCATCTTGGGAAAAGGCAACAAAATGGGGAGTTACTGTAGCTGGTCAAAAGGTAGTAAAAGGAGAAGCATTATTCCCAAGATTGGATATAAAGAAGGAATTAGTTCGACTAAATGAAGCAAATGAAAAGCTTATAAAAGAAAGAAGTAAAAATAAAAAAGCTAAAGAAAAAGAAGAAAGTAAAGAAGAAGAGTTTATAACTATTGATGATTTTGATAAAATAAAATTAAAGGTAGCAGAAGTTGTAAGTGTAGAAGACCATCCAAATGCAGA is a window of Anaerosalibacter sp. Marseille-P3206 DNA encoding:
- the holB gene encoding DNA polymerase III subunit delta', encoding MDFNDILGHENVIKNLKRAMEKGNLSHSYLFVGPEAIGKKRVAMAFSKALLCENGGLEPCNKCTSCRKFDSSNHPDFYYVEPIKDSIKKEQIEEIIKTMLTKPLEGKRKVYLIDDSYTMNRHSQNAFLKTLEEPPSYVNIILISTSSKNLLPTIISRCEVIKFSPLEKEDIINFAIEEYEKTREEAEFLSSYSKGSIGRTIELLENDEFLNLREDTINTIDGVLKGDELKVLNSLSFFDENEENCEEILDIILYWFRDLYIYNEIGESDLIINRDKMELLSTETFLSRSKINDIIEFILVTKENIQRKVNYQLSIETMLLRMQEV
- a CDS encoding PSP1 domain-containing protein yields the protein MITVVGVRFKSAGKIYYFDPDELDIKEEDHVIVETARGIEFGHVVVGLKQVTEEEIVPPLKKVLRIATDEDRQIHMENKLKAKEAFSICLDKIEEHKLEMKLIDVEYTFDNNKVIFYFTADGRVDFRELVKDLASIFRTRIELRQIGVRDESKMMGGLGPCGKPICCSTFLGEFEPVSIKMAKEQDLSLNPTKISGLCGRLMCCLKYEQEVYEHILDKMPEIGTIVITPLGRGTVVETRTLMESVKVKVKLPDDTEDLILYKINEIEFTDEKDPAYIRVDEDENH
- a CDS encoding DUF362 domain-containing protein; the protein is MAYKITDACISCGACAAECPVEAISAGDDRYVIDPEKCIDCGSCANVCPVDAPQQD
- a CDS encoding tRNA1(Val) (adenine(37)-N6)-methyltransferase, whose product is MNIELKEGEKIDIIPGSTFKIIQNRGRFSYGTDAILLSSFAKFKKNSKIIDLGTGTGIIPLFLCSRYEISKAYGIEIQEEVAEMANRSIKLNRLEEKVKILNMDLKDLPSIFEAGEFHVVTSNPPYMVGGGGLVNKDDNFKISRHEIACSLEDVVRIASYLLREGGKFFLVHRPSRLADIIWLLRKYRLEPKSIRFVHPKMGKAPNILLLMSMKGGKQELKFQDPLYVYGEDGKYTDEIYKLYGMDVK
- the rsmI gene encoding 16S rRNA (cytidine(1402)-2'-O)-methyltransferase, which translates into the protein MSNGTLFVCPTPIGNLEDITLRTLKVLNEVDIIAAEDTRHTLKLLNHYEIKKPLTSYHEHNKWEKGQVILEKLKLGKNIALVSDAGMPGISDPGEELIGLAIAEDIHVVALPGATASITALILSGLPTRKFVFEGFLSSNKKERISELERLRGETRTIILYEAPHRLMYLLKDMKEVLGNRNISISRELTKVYEETFRGTIEEAILAFKDNRRGEFVIIIEGGKIEEVNPYENISIKEHIKAYLEEGMTKKDAVKKVASDRNLAKNIVYKESIDL
- a CDS encoding AbrB/MazE/SpoVT family DNA-binding domain-containing protein, which produces MKSTGIVRKVDELGRVVIPIELRRTLEIAEKDALEIYVDGEQIILKKYAPACIFCGQAKDVQVFKGKNICPACLEELQK
- a CDS encoding DNA double-strand break repair nuclease NurA, whose amino-acid sequence is MYGVSEELKEKVNELNMILNEKYRKLLDMNNDDLRDFIQQNIGEIVKVEKLSTEELDSFYNRGGIIGVDGSKNRLGGAYPHYVEIYQGLAKSSISSNEPVYIADFFTPLNTEEEDEIIKRNGKDTLDTSGNEEFIRNYKLSGIEVDVALESVKKYNPYAIMMDGSLIRYDIECFEKWVELRKECEKRGVILIGVIKDIKTSMVGTMLLEEGVLRDADYLYDREMLYGLLGYGEMIKIREDVAKKSKEGFASVFMRSSNTPNVIGMDIIDSQREYLDEMARLVFTLTPVNSRGVPLWLDIVDKEVKLSDKMMRSLLENYLDRDILEKFFISERDKRTL
- a CDS encoding ATP-binding protein; translation: MKVVGITTQQEVYIGSKDRNFRINEFLIIMDTYQGELMGEVVEAKTYNRYIPLNINGDLVDASVLESLRAIGYNIDEDTIYIAKVRLLNEAQYPIQTGSDVRVPEFHEVKDIMIQSSVEKGLVLGVIRNTDQMEEGMDEELKDLLYLFEDDKLKPQKGIPYIFDLKSMHQYPHVGVFGGSGSGKSFGLRVVLEELMRQSIPTIILDPHFEMDFSEPQDYLPEEKKEDFSGRFKCLQVGYHVGVRFEDLTAQDLKNLLDASSPITDAMSNVVDILFKRNDSYQSFHDRLKMLSEAQEEGTQEKLRRRIEEATTNVEKEAWKKRRELYDSYDKTCPYSSVRGIYWRLRKLYYEGVFSNDIHEIEEGLLLGKLIVIQGSTRMLQVFSTYLLNNLYHKRRDFKDAQYKHTTADYFPPFFIVTDEAHNFAPKGYDSPSKSILKEISQEGRKYGVFLILATQRPTLLDETITAQLNTKFIFRTVRASDIQTIKEETDIKEEEARRLPYLKSGDVFVSSATIGRTIYARIRASKTSSPHTLNPFDELFNYNNEKEEKFYKVVADKLPINDSQILSILGEVEREYGESMTIEQFKERMDNLAINKKVEKVSTPFGDMYK
- a CDS encoding nucleoside recognition domain-containing protein, with the translated sequence MISTIWFLMIFIGIIYAVYTGNLGEINNIILSEAEEGVMFTISLIGIMAFWLGLMNIAEKSGLIKSIAKFFRPLIRLLFPEVPKGHPAERWILMNFIANMFGVGNAATAFGLKAMGELNSLNKDKKVATNSMAMFLIINMSSLQLVPLTVLKIRHDYGSSNPTDIIGPTIVATTLCTIIAIIIGKCFEVAKR
- a CDS encoding spore maturation protein — translated: MIEFISIGIIPFMVLIIVLHGYIKGVDVYNSFVEGAKEGMKTSIKIMPYLIGIFISIGIFRGSNAMDMFIDLLSPITNVLGIPKEILPLVLIRPISGSGALGVVKDTIAQYGPDSMVGRLSSIMMGSSETIFYTLAVYFGSIGVEDYGHTLKAALLSYVISIFISIFICNLLI
- a CDS encoding 3D domain-containing protein codes for the protein MEKFSVPNKHHLKIITILAVATMLIVSIIEYKTKKVNICIDDSKATVRTFKSTVGELLEKQGIKLTKGAYINYKATEELKDDTTIVIKNPKTYRVKVANKVIEVESTENTVENILESLKIDLGKNDYTYPDLKERVNPMDNIEVVQIKETTDIVKEEIPFENISRKSNKLAKGTTQVVQEGKNGLKEVQVKKIFKNGKLNSEDIVAEKIVTKPVANIVEEGTKDFIVASRGNFRFKRSFVVTATAYDLSYASCGKHPGDRGYGITASGTKARPGVVSVDPRVIPLGTKLYIESLDGTNDYGFATAEDTGGAIKGNRIDLFFTSGEACKQFGRRKVKVYILEK